The following are encoded in a window of Longimicrobiales bacterium genomic DNA:
- a CDS encoding diguanylate cyclase, producing the protein MRRLGATLEAMPRRLLGVIVALLLLLVTTVDVLTPASVVIGVFYVIPIIIASCWLGPRAAVLSVLVASIGVMLAQSVGPGTEVLSPGTRIWNSFAQAILFFTVAAIQSSLCAALAHERELARTDPVTGVANERYFMQLAYREQRRSRRYRTPLTVGYVGIEWVDPEPEGNRRRKTEDLAVDVAAALASCVREIDVLARMGPGEFAVLLPHADGQGARIVFERLNDSLEGVRTRWPVRWNIGVVTFPAPPDQTEELVRAAERLMHSVRSAGGVIRYAAISPASVQAHSPFGA; encoded by the coding sequence ATGCGACGCCTGGGCGCAACGCTCGAGGCCATGCCGCGCCGTCTGCTCGGCGTCATCGTCGCGCTCCTGCTCCTGCTGGTCACCACGGTCGACGTCCTGACGCCGGCCTCCGTGGTGATCGGCGTGTTCTACGTCATTCCCATCATCATCGCCTCCTGCTGGCTCGGCCCGCGCGCCGCCGTGTTGAGCGTGCTGGTCGCGAGCATCGGGGTGATGCTCGCGCAATCGGTTGGACCGGGCACGGAGGTGCTGAGCCCCGGCACGCGCATCTGGAACTCATTCGCACAGGCCATCCTCTTCTTCACGGTTGCTGCGATCCAGTCTTCGCTCTGCGCGGCACTCGCACACGAGCGAGAGCTGGCTCGCACCGATCCGGTGACGGGCGTCGCGAACGAGCGCTACTTCATGCAGCTGGCTTACCGGGAGCAGCGGCGCTCGCGCCGCTACCGCACTCCGCTCACGGTCGGCTACGTCGGCATCGAGTGGGTCGACCCCGAGCCGGAAGGCAACCGTCGCCGCAAGACCGAGGATCTCGCGGTCGACGTCGCGGCGGCACTCGCCAGCTGCGTCCGCGAGATCGACGTCCTCGCCCGCATGGGACCGGGCGAGTTCGCCGTGCTGCTGCCGCACGCCGATGGGCAGGGCGCCCGCATCGTGTTCGAGCGCCTGAACGACTCGCTCGAGGGAGTCCGCACGCGCTGGCCGGTGCGCTGGAACATCGGCGTCGTCACGTTCCCCGCGCCTCCCGACCAGACCGAGGAGCTCGTCCGCGCCGCGGAACGCCTGATGCACTCCGTCCGCAGCGCCGGCGGCGTCATTCGCTACGCAGCCATATCGCCGGCATCGGTACAGGCCCACTCTCCCTTCGGCGCGTAG
- a CDS encoding prolyl oligopeptidase family serine peptidase gives MTGARPRRRPFNGRRAASIALGLAVLASAASAQEPYRQPPQVIVDILDAPPLPGVSVSPDREWLLLQERSSMPTIEDMAEPILRIAGTRINPARNSSAGIPRTVGLRVKSIDGRTERAIRTPANAIIGWTGWSPDGQRIAFLNMLEDRVELWVAEAATGEARRVTDAAVNAIGNGACQWMDGTTMLCGFVPDGRGAPPQPMRVPTGPTTQESSGRAAPVRTYQDLLSNAYDVALFEYYFPAQLAFVDVTTGARTPVGNPGIFAGVDPSPSGEFVLVRRIVQPYSYQVPMYLFPQEIEVWNRSGAVAYRVASQPLLDNLPPGGWVQTGPRSVSWRPAQPATLYWAEALDGGNPRADAEYRDRIMMISAPFSGEPRELARTGQRFAGIDWAERDVALISDMERAKRWRRTWVFRPDQPSAEWRLLHEYSTEDAYNDPGSPIMRTAEAGNRVLLQRGNSIYLEGRGAGPEGDHPFVDRLDLNTLRTQRVWQSEKGAFESPVALLDDDARRILTRRETPTDPPNYFVRDTRNNRGVALTDFEDPAPQLRGLQKQLVTYERADGVPLNGTLYLPPDYREGQRLPVVVWAYPREYVNADVAGQVRSSANRFDTFNGASHLFFLTQGYAVFDGPSMPIIGGDTANNSYVEQLVASAQAAVDKVVEMGIADPDRIGVGGHSYGAFMTANLLAHSDVFRAGIARSGAYNRTLTPFGFQSEQRTFWEAPDLYARMSPFWYADEINEPILLIHGEADNNSGTFPVQSERMFAAVKGHGGTVRLVMLPHESHGYLGRESVLHALAEMVGWFDKYVKNAPPRERATSQQ, from the coding sequence ATGACAGGTGCGCGCCCGCGGCGCCGGCCGTTCAACGGCCGTCGCGCTGCCAGCATTGCCCTTGGGCTGGCCGTCCTCGCGTCCGCGGCCAGCGCGCAGGAGCCGTATCGCCAGCCGCCGCAGGTGATCGTCGACATTCTCGACGCGCCGCCGCTGCCGGGGGTCTCGGTATCGCCGGACCGCGAGTGGCTGCTGTTGCAGGAGCGCTCGAGCATGCCGACCATCGAGGACATGGCGGAGCCGATCCTGCGCATTGCGGGAACGCGCATCAATCCGGCGCGCAACTCGAGTGCAGGCATCCCGCGGACGGTGGGGCTGCGCGTGAAGTCGATCGATGGTCGCACGGAGCGGGCGATCCGCACGCCGGCGAACGCGATCATCGGCTGGACCGGCTGGTCGCCTGACGGGCAGCGCATCGCGTTCCTGAACATGCTCGAGGACCGGGTGGAGCTGTGGGTGGCCGAGGCGGCCACGGGTGAAGCGCGCCGGGTGACGGACGCGGCGGTCAATGCGATCGGCAACGGCGCCTGCCAGTGGATGGACGGAACCACGATGCTGTGCGGCTTCGTGCCGGATGGCCGCGGCGCGCCGCCGCAGCCGATGCGCGTGCCGACCGGTCCGACCACGCAGGAGTCGTCCGGCCGGGCGGCGCCGGTGCGCACGTACCAGGACCTGCTCTCCAACGCATACGACGTCGCGCTCTTCGAGTACTACTTCCCGGCGCAGCTTGCCTTCGTCGACGTGACGACGGGCGCGCGCACGCCGGTCGGCAACCCCGGGATCTTCGCGGGCGTCGACCCGTCGCCGAGCGGCGAGTTCGTGCTGGTACGCCGCATCGTGCAGCCGTACTCGTACCAGGTCCCGATGTATCTCTTCCCGCAGGAGATCGAAGTGTGGAACCGGAGCGGTGCCGTCGCGTACCGCGTCGCCTCGCAGCCGCTGCTCGACAACCTGCCGCCGGGCGGCTGGGTGCAGACGGGGCCGCGCAGCGTGTCCTGGCGCCCTGCACAGCCTGCGACGCTGTACTGGGCCGAGGCACTGGACGGCGGCAACCCGCGAGCGGACGCCGAGTACCGGGACCGCATCATGATGATCTCCGCACCGTTCTCGGGGGAGCCGCGGGAGCTCGCGCGCACCGGGCAGCGCTTTGCCGGCATCGACTGGGCGGAGCGGGACGTCGCGCTGATCAGTGACATGGAGCGTGCGAAGCGGTGGCGGCGCACCTGGGTGTTCCGCCCCGACCAGCCGTCCGCCGAGTGGCGGCTGCTGCACGAGTACAGCACGGAGGACGCGTACAACGATCCCGGCTCGCCCATCATGCGGACAGCCGAGGCCGGAAACCGTGTGCTCCTGCAGCGCGGCAACTCGATCTACCTGGAGGGGCGCGGTGCAGGCCCGGAGGGTGACCATCCCTTCGTCGACCGGCTGGACCTGAACACACTGCGCACGCAGCGCGTCTGGCAGTCCGAGAAGGGCGCGTTCGAGTCGCCGGTAGCGCTGCTGGACGATGACGCGCGCCGCATCCTTACACGGCGTGAGACGCCCACCGATCCGCCGAACTACTTCGTGCGCGACACGCGCAACAACCGCGGTGTTGCGCTCACCGACTTCGAGGATCCTGCACCGCAGCTGCGCGGACTGCAGAAGCAGCTCGTGACGTACGAGCGCGCCGATGGCGTTCCGCTGAACGGCACGCTCTACCTGCCGCCGGATTACCGGGAAGGACAGCGGCTGCCGGTGGTGGTGTGGGCGTACCCGCGCGAGTACGTGAACGCCGACGTCGCGGGCCAGGTGCGCAGCTCGGCGAATCGCTTCGACACGTTCAACGGCGCGTCGCACCTGTTCTTCCTGACGCAGGGCTACGCCGTGTTCGACGGTCCCAGCATGCCGATCATCGGTGGCGACACGGCGAACAACAGCTACGTGGAGCAGCTCGTCGCCAGCGCACAGGCAGCAGTGGACAAGGTCGTCGAGATGGGCATCGCGGATCCCGACCGCATCGGCGTGGGCGGCCACAGCTACGGCGCGTTCATGACGGCGAACCTGCTCGCACACTCCGACGTCTTCCGCGCCGGCATCGCACGCAGCGGCGCGTACAACCGCACGCTCACGCCGTTCGGCTTCCAGTCCGAGCAGCGCACGTTCTGGGAGGCGCCGGACCTCTACGCACGCATGTCGCCGTTCTGGTATGCCGACGAGATCAACGAGCCGATCCTGCTGATCCACGGCGAGGCCGACAACAACTCGGGCACGTTCCCCGTGCAGTCGGAGCGCATGTTCGCAGCAGTGAAGGGCCATGGCGGAACGGTCCGGCTCGTGATGCTGCCGCACGAGAGCCACGGCTACCTCGGCCGCGAGTCGGTGCTGCACGCACTCGCCGAGATGGTCGGCTGGTTCGACAAGTACGTGAAGAACGCTCCGCCGCGCGAGCGCGCGACCTCGCAGCAGTAG